In a genomic window of Penaeus vannamei isolate JL-2024 chromosome 10, ASM4276789v1, whole genome shotgun sequence:
- the LOC113814367 gene encoding probable ATP-dependent helicase PF08_0048, whose product MDQTDATLTKQRLNNFIIKNKPIACKGKKFVIDKLMRQVKKLRQKKAKSEEQKKLFERKADRLVEEAVILKKIRAATVLKFGLLNKKSFAAVVSSPDCKIEERALCRLMEQKHLHEVVSTFRKNYPNYASEVPLIIQTLGIQKINNRKKKMLILKKWDKLDPYLQTEELNVKIMKDLLGIDINTGLLRICKRKKCEEFGKTNEREKETNQRVDMKVNNRKKDDSTIEKQDLRKIKESPNKGNLRIEQVIGNDKSKLDFSVSANQVNVCHDQSDDQVSENEEEGNEEDSSDQDENSDVDEDDSEKDVLQEEEDNNDHEKHVLNQYEEDNHVLHQNEDDDDDDDLEEESHGDDSEEESHSDNSEEESHSDNSEEGSHSDNSEDDAEDVIEQNYDSPKKSKDKLVYKPSNVKSDKVGEKIMTKRKLTETCHYDDDLIGNKHDEGFPSKSKKSCYMLDPLPAQNLKGSGTADVRILSLSEHDGVIERCDSIKSDSSEEDFFFRDKAKKKDKRKNLFDPHENAEDSSKMLSENDRKRGFDQDEKIIDTSIYFRRNLYRKVGETENRDQGQESRGFDEERRSERGRPSWRNNDSGRGRPSWRSNDSERGRPSWRNNDSGRGRPSWRNDNSRNKGNFERRGGKWKFSQDNPNEIPVDFNWEDKRRRVTDAKDWSNNVNKQKDKGTGFESNEGTKTAANKGQREEGLHPSWQAKRRERQQEVSINQFKGQRIVFE is encoded by the exons ataATAAAGAACAAGCCTATAGCATGTAAAGGTAAAAAGTTTGTCATTGACAAACTTATGCGTCAAGTTAAAAAGCTACGACAAAAAAAGGCCAAGTCGGAAGAGCAGAAAAAGTTATTTGAGAGGAAAGCAGATCGACTTGTTGAAGAAGCAGTTATTCTTAAG AAAATAAGGGCAGCAACTGTTTTGAAATTTGGTCTCTTGAATAAGAAGTCTTTTGCTGCTGTGGTTTCATCA CCAGACTGTAAAATAGAAGAGCGAGCATTATGCAGACTGATGGAACAGAAGCATTTACATGAGGTTGTCAGCACTTTCAGAAAGAATTATCCTAATTATGCAAGTGAAGTTCCATTGATAATACAG ACACTTGGAATACAAAAAATCaataatcgaaagaaaaaaatgttgatactCAAAAAATGGGATAAATTAGATCCTTATCTGCAGACAGAGGAACTTAATGTCAAGATTATGAAAGATTTATTAGGCATTGACATCAACACTGGTCTTCTTCGAAtctgtaaaagaaagaaatgtgaggAATTTGGTAAAaccaatgaaagagaaaaggaaactaatcaaAGGGTTGATATGAAggttaataatagaaaaaaagatgacaGTACCATAGAAAAGCAGGATTTAAGAAAGATTAAAGAGAGTCCCAACAAAGGTAACTTGAGAATAGAGCAAGTCATTGGTAATGATAAATCTAAACTTGATTTCAGTGTGAGTGCCAATCAAGTTAATGTTTGTCATGATCAGAGTGATGATCAGGTaagtgaaaatgaagaagagggaaatgaagaggactCGTCTGATCAAGATGAGAATAgtgatgttgatgaggatgatagtgaaaAGGATGTTCttcaggaagaggaagacaataatgatcatgaaaagcaTGTTCTAAATCAGTATGAGGAAGATAATCATGTTCTTCAtcagaatgaggatgatgatgatgatgatgatcttgagGAGGAAAGTCATGGTGATGATTCTGAGGAGGAAAGTCATAGTGATAATTCTGAGGAGGAAAGTCATAGTGATAATTCTGAGGAGGGAAGTCATAGTGATAATTCTGAGGATGATGCTGAGGATGTTATTGAGCAAAATTATGACTCACCTAAAAAATCAAAAGATAAGTTGGTGTATAAACCGAGTAATGTTAAATCTGATAAGGTTGGTGAAAAGATAATGACTAAGAGAAAGTTAACTGAaacttgtcattatgatgatgacttgATTGGCAATAAACATGATGAAGGATTCCCAAGCAAAAGCAAGAAATCCTGTTATATGCTTGACCCTCTTCCTGCACAAAATTTGAAAGGGTCTGGAACTGCTGACGTAAGGATTCTCAGTCTCTCAGAACATGATGGTGTAATTGAGCGATGTGATAGCATAAAATCTGACAGTTCAGAAGAGGACTTCTTTTTTAgagataaagcaaagaaaaaggataaacgaAAGAATTTATTTGATCCTCATGAGAATGCAGAAGACAGCTCAAAAATGCTCTcagagaatgacagaaaaagaGGTTTTGATCAAGATGAAAAAATTATTGATACAAGTATATATTTTAGAAGAAATTTGTACAGGAAGGTTGGAGAGACTGAGAACAGAGATCAAGGACAGGAGAGTAGgggctttgatgaggagagaagaagtgaaagaggtaGACCATCATGGAGGAATAATGATAGTGGAAGAGGCAGACCATCATGGAggagtaatgatagtgaaagaGGCAGACCATCATGGAGGAATAATGATAGTGGAAGAGGCAGACCATCATGGAGGAATGATAACAGCAGAAACAAAGGGAAttttgagagaagaggaggaaaatggaagtttAG CCAAGATAATCCCAATGAGATTCCTGTGGATTTCAAttgggaagataaaagaagacgTGTTACAG atGCCAAAGACTGGAGTAATAATGTGAATAAGCAAAAGGACAAGGGGACTGGTTTTGAAAG CAATGAAGGAACGAAGACAGCTGCGAATaaag GTCAGAGGGAGGAAGGTTTACATCCATCCTGGCAAGCCAAGCGACGGGAAAGACAGCAAGAAGTTTCAATCAACCAGTTTAAGGGGCAACGCATTGTGTTTGAGTGA